Genomic window (Sulfurovum sp. NBC37-1):
CTCTATCTTTACACAGCTCTTTTCAGCCATCAGCATCTCTTCACTCTTTTTGATCACCTCCTCAAGAGTCACGTACTCCATACTGGGTTCAAAACTTTGTGTCGTGACCCTTTCAACCTCGGCCAGTTCAGAGATAAGTTCGTTCATACGTTCAAAAGCACGTACCAATATCTTTTTAGTCGCCTCATCCTCAAGCATCTCCGCAACGATACGTCCTTTGGTAATAGGCGTTTTAAGCTCATGCATCATATTGCGCATAAAAAGGTTCTTCGAGTTGCTCAACTCATTGATATGCCTTATGGCATCGTCGAAACTCTTGGCGATCTTCCCTATCTCATCATCATGTTCATAGCTGATAAGTATATTCATGTCACCCTGGGCGAAGCGCTGTATCTCTTTATGCAGTCTTTTGAGCGGATAGAGTTTTTTCAGGACTGCCAGATAGAGCAATAGAAGCAGCAGGATCAGGAAAACCCCCGTGACCATCGCTATCTCGAACTTGTAATCCTCCGGCTTGTCATCACGCAGCATCAGATTGTAGGACATTCTCTGCACATAGATATAGTGGGTATCGTTAATATTGAAGACCCTGACCCTTCCGGCAAGGGAACCGCCGCTGAAGATCGTCTTTCCATCTTTTTTGATCTCATTCTTGATCAGTTCGACCTCTTCCTTGCTCACAGGACTGACATGCAGTTTCTCATACAGTTTTTCAAGTTCTTCCTCTGAAGGGTTGAGTCTCAGGTTGGAAAGGAAAGTAATAGAGATAAGCTGGTAACGCTTGAACTCTTCGATCTTCTGGCGATCTTTATCCCAGGAGAGGAAGAGCAAAAAGGTGGCAAGCAGAATGGCTATCGCTACCGAGAAGAGAATATGTATGAACGCGGTTACGGAAATGTTTTTCATACACGGTCTGTCAGAAGGTATCCTACACCGCGTATAGGTTTGATATAGATATGGTCCGGATCGATCTTGGCGATCTTCTGCCTGATACGGGAGATGATCACATCGATATTCTTGATGGAGCTATCATCATCGATGTGTTCACTCTCATAGAGCAGCTGTTCACGTGATACGGAACCGTTCTTGTGCTGGATGAGCATGCCGAGTACATCGTACTCCGCTGCGGTAAGATCGAGCAGGTGTCCCCTAAAAGTAATCGTATGTGCTTGTGGATCGGCAACGAATATCTCCTCTTTTTTCTCCTTCTTCTCATCCACACTGTGTGTACGTCTCAGGATCGTTTTAATCCGTGTCACAAGCTCTCTCGGGTCATAGGGTTTTGGCATATAGTCATCTGCCCCGCGTTCCATACCGATCACTTTATCGGTAATATCGTCGCGTGCAGATGAAATGATGATCGGGATATTGGTGATTTCCCTGATCTTGGGGATCACTTCGAGCCCATCCATCCCGGGAAGAGTGAGGTCAAGGATGATCAGGTCAAAATCATGCTGTGTCAGTAGGGAGAGCCCGATATAAGGGTCTTCCGCACCGATAACCTCCATATCGTACTTGGTAAGGTAGTTCGTCAGGATGAGCGCCAGTTCCGGGTCATCTTCTATAATCAATATCTTTATGATAGCTCTTTCCTTTAATTTGATTCTTTCGAAAAATAGTTAGAGCAGATAATAGCATCAAGTTAATGAAAATCTTCTGTTCACTGTTTAGCCATCAACTGCTCTTTGGAGTTGTATTCAATGTATATTCTGGTAATGGCGATCAGGAATGACGTGATTGCCGGCCCGAGGATCATCCCCCAGAAACCGTAGGTACTCATCCCCGCCAATATGGAGAAGAAGATCACGATCTCGTTGACCTCGATATTGCTTTTGAGCAGATCCTCTTTGATCACCTTGATGATCACCGGTTTGATGAAAGTATCGGCAATGATGGAGATGACCACTACAGAATAGGAAGCAATAAAGATCGCCGTATTGGCATCGATAGTGGTCCAGGCATAAAGCGAGACCGGTACCCATACCACTGCTCCTCCAATGAGGGGAATGAGGGAGGCAAAGCCGTAGATCATACCAAAAAGCAGCCCGTTGAAACCGAAATAGCTCACCATAATACCAAAAAGAAAACCTTCAAAGATCGCTGTAATGATGATGGAATAAAAGACTACCTCCATTGTAGAGGATACTTCATGTATCATCTTGGCACTTTTCATTTTGTTGATCGGCAGCAATGCACGTATCAGTTCAAAGAAACGCTCTCCATAATAGTTGATCAGAAAGTAGAAAACCAGTACAAGGATCATATTTTTCACAAAACCGATCCCCACAGAACCAGCCGTTGTCAGGTAGGAGGTGGCATCCTGCACATACCCTGCTATGGCTTTATCACTAAGCGCAGTATGTACCCATCCTTTGACAAAAGGGATCTCTTCACCAAATGTCTTGAACACCTCCGTGACATGTTTGATCTTCTCCACATCGAGTTGTGTCATATATCCGACCCCGGTCGTTGCCATATAGACAATAGGTGCAAAGATAATAAGTACCAGAAGCAGTGTGGCAATACCGGCACTGAGTTTTCTTGACTTGAAAAATTTGATCATTTTCTTTGTCAAATTGTAGGTAGCCATAGTAAGCAATATGGCCACACTCAAGGGCAGCAAAAACGGCTGATAGATACTGTAGGCACCGATTACGGTAAAGACAAAAAGTGCCGTGATCATCAGGCTTTTGTTACTGATCATCAAATAATCCTTGTGTTATGCCGCCCAGTTTGAAATGCTCATAGCATTTTGGCGTGGCAATCCGTCCTCTGGCCGTTCTCTCGATATAGCCATTGGCGATAAGGTAGGGCTCGAGTACATCTTCGATCGTCCCTTCATCCTCACTCAATGCCGCACCGATGGTACTCAGGCCCATCGGCTTGTTCTTGGCGGAGACAAGCAGTTCGAGCAGCCTGATATCCTGTTCGTCGAATCCAAGATCATTCACACCAAGCTCATCGAGGGCATATCTGGCCCTTTCAAGAGTCACTTCGTTTTCATTGGCCACTTCGGAGAAATCCCGTACGCGTTTTAGCAGACGCAGGGCAATCCTCGGAGTACCTCTGCTTCGTCGCGCGATCTCATGTGCCGCTTCCGCTTTGGAAGGTTTTTCAAGTTTGTGCGATGCCTGGGAAACGATCTTTGCAAGCTCTTCGGGAGTATAGAACTGCATCCTGAAATGCATACCGAAACGTTCACGCAGCGGGTTGGAAAGCATACCTGCCCGTGTGGTCGCACCGATGAGAGTAAAGCGCGGTAAGTCTATCTTCACCGTCTGTGCCGCAGGGCCGCTGCCTATAATGATATCGAGACGGAAATCCTCCATTGCCGGGTAAAGTATCTCCTCAATAGCCGGGGACATACGGTGGATCTCATCGATAAAAAGAATATCACCCTCTTCGATATTGGTCAAAAGGGCTGCAAGGTCACCCGCTTTTTCGATCATGGGTGCCGCAGTGGTCTTGATATTGGTATGCATTTCAGAAGCGATGATGTTCGCCAGTGTCGTCTTCCCCAGGCCAGGAGGCCCGAAGAAAAGAATGTGATCAAGTGCCTCTTCCCTGCGCTTGCTCGCTTCAATGAACACTTTTAGGTTTTTTTTGATCTTTTCCTGCCCGATATATTCATCCCAGGAACTCGGACGAAGTGTTACTTCGTACGAAGCCTCTTCGTCAAAACGCTCTATTTCGACCATTCTTTCCATTAATACGTATGCTCCTCATCCGGGAATGCTCGCGATTTCACTTCGCTGATATACTGCTCCAACCCTTCTCTTACCTCTTTGGCACCGTCGCAGTAACGTTTGACGAATTTGGGCTTGAAGGCTTCAAAGAAACCGAACATATCGGACCAGACCAGTACCTGGCCGTCCGTACTGTTCCCCGCACCGATACCGATGGTCGGTATCTGCACCGCTTCCGTAACAGCTTTGGCTGCTTCCGCTTTAACCCCCTCTACCAGTATCAAAGCTGCTCCGGCGGCCTGAAGATCCAAAGCATCTTCAAGCAGTGCCTTGATGTCGTCCTCATCTTTCCCTCGGACCTTATAGCCGCCCTCACTGCGTACATGCTGGGGCATCAGGCCTATATGTGCAACTACGGCTACCCCGTTCTCTGACAGGACACGTACGATGTCAGCCTTTTCTTTTCCTCCTTCGATCTTCACCGCCTGCGCATTTGTCTCATGATAGACCCTCACGGCATTTTCAAGTGCGATATCCGCTGTCGTATAGGAACCAAAAGGCATATCGAAAACGATACATGCCGATTTGGCACCGTTACCCACCGCCTGCGTATGGTAGATCATCTGGTCCATCGTGGCAGAAAGAGTATCTTCTTTACCCAGAAAACTCATATTGAGACTGTCACCGACCAGGATCATTTCCACCTCGCCGTCAAAAAGCCGGGCAAAAAGCGCATCGTAGGCCGTCACCATCGTAATGGGCTCAACACCTTTCATAGCCGATATAGTCGACAAGGTGATCTTTTTTTCTATTCTTGGGGTATGGATGCTCATAATATAAAATCTATTCCTTCTTAGTCTGTCGGCAACGTGTTGTTGAACCACTACGGCTGTATTTTGGTACTCATTTTATCAAAAAAATGTATAATATCACAAATGGGTACCTCCGAAAACCCTAAATACTCATAACATCTCTAGCTTTTGTCTAGGCTAGGCACTCTTTTGCAGGCCTAGCCATAGCTAAGTCAAAAAAGAGTAACGACGCATAGGCGAAAGCTAGTGATGCCCGCAGGGTGGGCTTTGCAAATGTGAGATTTCACAAGATGCTTACTTCATCTTAGCTTTGGCTAGGACTTGAAAGCCTCTTGCAAAATCTCACATTTGCAAAACCCATTATGAGTATTTAGGGTTTTCGGAGGTACCCAAATAATCATCTTGACACATAAAGAGTATATTTTGGATAAAAAATTAGTTGCCTATATTACCACCGGTTTCCCTTCATTGAACTTCACGATAGATGCTGCACTGGCATTGGCGGAAGCCGGTGTGGATACACTCGAACTCGGTATGCCCTTCTCCGATCCGGTCGCTGACGGTCCTGTCATAGAAGCTGCCAACCTCAAAGCACTTCAAAACGGCTTCAAACTGGAGCATCTATTCGAGGCTTCTGCTAAAATAGCGCCACATATCGATACACTCTGGATGGGCTATTTCAATCCCTTCTACCACAGAGGAATGGACTATTTCATTTCCCAGGCAAAAGAGACGGGTGTGAACGGATTCATCATCCCCGATCTCCCTTTTGAAGAGGCTAAACCTTACAAGCCTGCCATTGAAGCTGCCGGACTGAGTCTGATAGACTTCATCGCACCTACAGATACCAAAGAGCGTATCGAAGAGATCGTGACCGATGCCAAGAAGTTCATCTATCTTGTTGCCTATGCAGGGATCACCGGTACGGGACAGAGTGAAGACCTTCAGCCTATTATTTCTGATATCAAAGAATTCACACAAACTCCCATCTATGTGGGTTTCGGTGTCGATCAGAATACGGCCAGAGAAAAAGCCAAAGGGGTCGATGGTGTCATTGTAGGTTCCGCTTTCGTGAAAGTACTGCTTGACGAGAATTTAAATAACACTCAGAAGATCGCAAAAATTTCAGAGATCGCAAAAGAGATCAAAGAGAGGATCAACAGCTAAGCCCCATTAAAAAACTTTATGTATAATTCCTTCAAAACCCGTAAATAATTCGGGTTCACTCCCTATGAAGGCAATTCTATTGGAACATTTTATCTGGAATGTCGATCCCGTTGTATTACATTTAGGTCCCTTGCAGCTACGCTGGTACGGAATTTTGTTCGTTGGTTCCTTTTTTCTGGGACTTATGCTGTTACAATGGATCTTTAAACGCGAAGGCAAAGCCCCTGCTCTTCTGGACAGTTTCCTCATCTATGTCATGGTCGGTGCGGTTATCGGCTCGCGACTGATGCACTGTTTTGCTTATGAACCGGAGTTCTATCTCTCCCACCCACTTGAAATACTGAAGATATGGAAAGGGGGACTGGCAAGCCATGGCGGTTTGCTCGGTTCCATCCTGGCCATCTGGCTCTTTTGCAGAAAATATAAACTCGATTTCATGTGGCTGCTCTCACGAACTGCTATTGCCGGTACTATTACAGCCGCATTCGTACGTTTTGGAAATTTTTTTAACTCCGAAATCCTGGGTAAACCTACCGATCTTCCCTGGGCAATCATCTTTGAGCGTGTCGACATGCTTCCACGACACCCGGTACAACTTTATGAAGCCTTTTCCTACCTGATACTTTTGGTAATTATGCTCCTGGTCTACCTCAAAAGCAAACCGGACTTTGCTACCCGCATCCTTCCGGGTATCTTTTTGACTTTTATGTTTACGGTCCGTTTTCTACTTGAATACACTAAGACAAAACAGGCAGACTACACATGGGACCTTCCTTTCAGCACAGGGCAGGCTTTAAGTTTACCTTTTATTTTGATAGGTATCATATGGATATTATGGGCTTTAAAAAAGAAACACAGTACATAGTGCTTTGTCATTTTTACCTACTTTTTCCAAAAAAGTAGAGATAGGAATAAGGTATACAAAAAACATTTATGAATGCAAAAAACCAAACAAATCATTATGCACTTGGTATCGACATTGGTTCCACCACTGTCAAATACGTACTGTGCGACAGAGACTTCAACATCATCGCCAAAGCCTATACCCCGCACGACACCAAGCAGGCACCTACCCTTCTAAGGCTTTTGGAAGAACTCTCGCAAACCCATAAAGAAGCCTATGACAACATTGACAAAGTTTACATTACAGGTTCGGGAGCCAGCCGGATCGCCCCGACACTCAATGCGCGTTTTGTTCAGGAGGTCAATGCTGTCGTGCTTGCAGTGGAACATCATCATCCAGACGTGAATGCCGTGGTGGAGCTGGGCGGACAGGATGCGAAGATCATCCATTTCAAGGAGGGTAAGGACGGCAAAAAAACCGTACTGACCTCCATGAATGACAAATGCGCTTCCGGTACGGGAGCCACCATAGAGAAATGTACCATGAAGGTCGGTATGGAGAGCGAAGAAGTTCAGAAGCTCACCTTTGCAACAGAGAAGCTCCACCATGTCGCTGCCAAATGCGGTGTCTTTGCCGAAACGGACATTGTCAACCTTGTCAAGACCTCCGTTCCTTCCAATGAGATCATGAACTCCCTGGCAGACGCCATTGTTATGCAGAACCTGACAGTGCTGACACGTGGCAATACACTCATGCCCAAAGTCCTGCTGCTTGGCGGACCGAACACCTATCTGCCGTTTTTGCAGGATTGCTGGCGCATGCGCATTGCCGAACTCTGGGATGAACGTGGCATAGACTACGATAAAAACAAGCTGGACGAACTGATTATTGTGCCTGAAAATGCCCAGTATTATGCCGCTTTGGGCGCGGTGATCTTTGGTGAAGGCGAAGCGAACCACGACAAATCTTTCAGCGGACTTATTGCTCTGAAAACACTGGTGGATACAGGCGGTGTCAACCAGAATGACAATATTGACACCCCTTTGGTTCAGAGTGCAGAAGAACTTTATTCATTTAAAGAACAATACGCTATTAAGCCTTTCAATCCGCCTGTTCTGACAGAAAAAACCACCTGCTTCCTCGGTATAGACGGAGGCTCCACCTCTTCCAAAGCGGTATTGCTGGATGAAAAAGGTGAACTACTTCTGAAAGTCTACCAGCTCTCAAAAGGAAACCCCATTGACGATACGCTGGAACTTTTGCAAAAGATCAAGGAATCAGAAAGTGGGAAATACTACGATATCAAAGGTCTTGGCGTCACCGGCTACGCAGCAGATGTACTCGGTGGTGCGCTCAAAGCCGATGCCAATATCATCGAGACCATTGCCCATATGAAAAGTGCACAAAAGGCTTTTGGCGAAAGCATCAATGTTATCTGTGATATCGGCGGACAGGACATCAAAGTGCTTTTCATGGAGAACGGGATGATGAAAAATTTTCGTCTCTCCAATCAGTGCAGTGCCGGTAACGGAACCCTGCTGCAGAGTATGGCCAAGCAGTTCGGCGTTCCGGTGGAGGGCTTTGCAGATGTCGCCTTTGCCGCCAAGCAGGCACCGCGTTTCAACTACGGATGTGCTGTTTTTCTCGATACAGACAGAGTGAACTTTCAAAAAGAGGGATACACCAAAGAGGAACTCTTTGCCGGTATATCGAAGGTTCTGCCCAAGAATGTCTGGCAGTATGTCGTACAAGCCCCCAACCTTGCCATGTTCGGAGACCACTTCGTATTGCAGGGAGGCACACAGTACAACCAGGCAGCGCTGAAAGCACAGGTGGATTACATCAAAGAACGTGTACCTAATGCCAGGGTAGACGTCCATCCGCATCCGGGTGAAGCCGGAGCTATCGGCGCCGCACTTGAAGCAAGAGATGTCGTACAGAAAAGAGGCACGGCCACCTTTGTCGGATTGGAGGAAGCACTGCAGATGACCTATACTTCCAAGACAGATGAGAGTACGCGCTGCCATTTCTGCACCATCAACTGCTCACGTACCTTCATCGATACCCATACCCCTTCTTCGGAGACCGTGCGTTACATTGCCGGGTTCTCCTGCGAAGACGGTACAGTCGAGTCTGCAGATGCCTTTAAAGCACTGAAAAGTTCCAGAAAAGCATTACAGGAAACCGTACCAAACCTTGTCAAAAAAGAGTCTTCCAAACTTTTTGCACCCACCTACATGCTGGATAAAAAGCCGACAGCATCTACACAGATAAAAGAGCAGCAGGTAAAAGTGACCCTTGGCGGCTGGGGGCCGACACTGCGCAGAGAGGTCACACGGAATTTCAAAGTCAGTTCAGCGGAAGATGCAGCCTACAGGAAAGCACTCAAGATCGCCATTCCCAAAGTGCTCAATGTCTACTCCCTGGCCCCCTTCATGCGAACCTATCTTGAAGCGCTTGGCATCAACCCTCTCAACATCCAGTTCTCCGGTTTTTCCAATGAAGATATGTACCTTGAAGGAGCCAAATACGGTTCTGTGGATTCCTGCTACCCTGCCAAAGTGGCACAGTCTCATGTCTATGCACTGATGTACAGCAAAAAATTTGCAAAAAAAGCATTTGACTACCTATGGTTCCCCGCCGTGACGGAGCTTCCCGGTTACGTTCAGCATACCATGGGACAAACCTCATGCCCCATCGTTTCCGGTACACCCAAAGTGGTCTACTCTGCCTTTACCAAAGAGAAGGACCTTTTCTCAGAGAGAGGGATCGTCTATGTCGATGAAGCGCTGAATTTCGATAACCGGAAACTGCTTGAGAAACAGCTCTTTGCCACATGGGGGGAAAAACTGCGTATCACGGAAGATGAGAACCATTGGGCGGCCGAGCAGGCATGGAAGGCACTCGATGAAAACGACCGGGAGATAATGGAAGAGGGACACCGTATTCTAGATGAGGCCGAACAGAACAATGAAGTCGTTATTCTGCTGCTTGCACGTCCCTACCATTCCGACCCCGGGCTCAACCATGAAGTTCTCGACGAATTCCAGTCACTCGGGTTCAAGACCCTCTCCATGCGTGCCATTCCCAAAGATGAAACCTATCTGATGCGCTTCTTTGGAGAAGAAGTTTCACAGGGAATCATAGAATCCCCTTATGATATACGCGATGTCTGGGCAGAGAACTTCTCGACCAATTCGGCACAAAAGGTCTGGGCAGCCAAATTCGCTGCACGGCATCCCAATGTGGCTGTACTTGACCTCAGTTCCTTCAAGTGCGGGCACGACGCACCGACCTATGCCATCATCGACAAGATACTCGGCGCTTCACGTACACCGCATCTGACCCTTCACGACATCGATGCAAACAAGCCGGGCGGGTCCATTAAGATAAGAGTAAAGACTTTTGCCTATACTCTGGAACAATACAAGCAGACACTGAGAAATGCAAAAGAACGTATTGCCGTTACCAAAGCAAAGATTCTAGCATGATATTTTCTATCAATAAAACCGCTACCGAAGTAAAATTATCCAAAGTCGTTAGCAATACACTACCTGCAAACACTTTATGTCACTTGCGCTTTTTCTTTTTTGGTTACTTTCCTTTCTTTTTTGTCGCAGTACAAAAAGAAAAAAGTAACAAAAGAAATTTAAATATCAAAATAACAATTTGAGGAAAAAATGAGTTCAGCATGTACAAGTATTAAAATGACTGACAAGAACGGTGATCTGAGTTTCATTAACAAAGCGCCTTCCCAATGGAGAGACATTCCCTCCAAACCCATTGAATATGCCCCAAAAGAAGAAACCATCTTCCTCTCGGGTGGATTGACACTCCTGCAGGACAAACTGGTCGAAGCAGCCCTCAACTCCATGGATATCAACTTCATTGCCCTGCCCAACCCGGACTTCAAATCCTTTCAGACGGGAAAAGCCTTTGGGAACAGAGGCCAGTGCAACCCTACCTACTTTACCGTAGGGAACCTGGTCAAATATCTGCAGGACCTCCGTGACAAACAGGGATTGAGCAGTGAAGAGATCATCAGAAAATATGTTTACATCACTGCCGGGGGATGTGGCCCATGCCGTTTCGGTATGTACATCACCGAATACAAAAAGGCATTGCGTGATGCGGGCTTTGAAGGTTTCAGACTGACCTCTTTCGAACATGATAAGGGGATCTTTCAGGGAGATACAATAGAGGAAGATATTCTCAGTTTTACCCCAAAATTCTTCATTAGACTCATCAAGGCCGTCATCATCGGCGACATCATCAACATTCTGACCTATAAAATGCGCCCCTATGAAGTGGAGAAAGGAAGCATTGACAAGGCTGTAGAAAAATGTAAAGAGATCGTATCCAAGGCTTTTCTGGATCATTCCAGTCTTATCAATGCACTCTGGAAGTGCCGGACTGTTCTGGAAAAGGTCAAACTAAACCGTCTGCAGCCCAAAGCAAAAGTGATGGTCATGGGAGAATTCTGGGCTGCGATGACAGAGGGTGACGGGAACTACAATCTACACAGATTTCTGGAAACCGAGGGGGCGGAATGCATACCGCAACCTATCACGAATCGCCTGATGCTTAGCATCTGGGAAGCAGAACAGGCTCTGAACAAAAAAGAGAAGCTCGCTGTCGAGAACGGCAAAAAAATAGACTTCTCAAACGTCAGAACGCGCATGCTCATCAAAGCCGGAAAAGCGGCTGTCAAAACCCACTTTTCACTTTATGCCAAAGCCATCGGCCTGCATGACTATGACATTCCAAATATGGAAAAGCTGGCAGAGCTTGCAAAGGAGTACTATACACTCGACTGCAGCGGAGGAGAAGGGCACCTTGAGGTGGCACACCTCATCGAAAGCGTCAAGCATAATCTTGCACACCTCGTCATCTCCATCAAACCTTTCGGATGCATGCCCTCTTCCGCGGTGTCGGACGGAGTCCAGTCACTGGTGACCAGCCGCTATCCGCAGGCGAATTTCCTCAGTATAGAGACATCGGGAGAAGGTGCAGCCAATTTCTACAGCCGTGTACAAATGGCACTCTTCAAAGCCAAACAAGCCGCCAAAGAGGAATATGAAACATTGGAAGTACCGGAGCATATTCCTCAGAAGTTGAACAATTACCTCTACCAGCCCAAAAATGAAAAAGCAGGTACTGCAGCGCAGTTGATCTACAGCATTACATGAATTATACGATCATCGGAGCAAAGGCTTTCGTACTCACCCTAACCTTCTGTCCGATCTCCAATTTTTCTGCTTCCTGGGAACTGACCACCACTTCAACAAGCTGCTGTCCGATGGAAACAATGGCCACATAGATCACATCCACTTTTGTAATATCGAGCAGTTCACCCTCGAAAGAGAATTTCTGGGAGCCCTGTGTTTGAAGCAGTACCTCTTTGGGCTTGCCGTCATTGATGATCTCTCCCTGCTCCAGCACCAGGACGCGTGACGCCAAACGGTAGATCTCGCTCGGGTCGTGGCTGACCATGATCGTTGTGGTACCAAACTCTTTATGCAGTGCCAGTATCTCACTTTGCAGTTTCATCCTCATTTCAGGGTCAAGTGCGGACAGCGGTTCATCCATGAGCAGCAGTCTGGGACGCTTCATCA
Coding sequences:
- a CDS encoding ABC transporter ATP-binding protein — encoded protein: MIEIGIRKSLHGSTGEMDLSVDLEIKEQDFIALTGKSGSGKTTLLRILAGLEKAEGKITVSGEIWQDGKRFLPPQQRKIGYVFQEYALFPNMTVEENLLFVENDRVLSDRLLELTELYDLKKRLPHSLSGGQQQRVSLCRAMMKRPRLLLMDEPLSALDPEMRMKLQSEILALHKEFGTTTIMVSHDPSEIYRLASRVLVLEQGEIINDGKPKEVLLQTQGSQKFSFEGELLDITKVDVIYVAIVSIGQQLVEVVVSSQEAEKLEIGQKVRVSTKAFAPMIV